The Flammeovirga yaeyamensis genome segment TTATCGCTTAACACTTGAGCGAAATTTTTAGCAAAGGTGTGCGACTCTTCATCTAAACGCACCACTTGATCTGCTTGATTTTTAATAAGCATGGCTTCTCTAAACAAGGTCAAACCAAATTTGAAGAAACTTTTCTGCCCTTCCTTACCCAACTTATTGAATTCTTCCGACCACTGTGTGATAATTTCAGTAAAGCTTGGTTTAAAACAAGCACGCATCCATTCTTTAAACAAACTCTCGCTTTGATCTGGAATATCTGATGCTATTCGAAGTGCTTCTCTAATGTTTCCATCAGATAAAAATGCCACCTTTTTCGATTTTTCAGTTTCAACACCTTGTTCAATTAAGAACTTAGAAATATGTTCGTCAGAAGGTGAGGGAACGAATACCTTTTGTGTTCTTGATAAAATAGTCACTATCAATTTCTCTGGGTCGTTCGTTACCATAAAAAACAATGTCTTTTCTGGTGGTTCTTCCAATATTTTTAAAACGGCATTTGCTGCGGGTGCCTGCATCAATTCAGGTAACCATACTAAAACAATTTTATAACCATTCTGATGTGCTTTAACAGACAAGGCTTTAATAGTTTGTCTACTCTCTTGTCGAGTAATCATTGCTTGTTTGTTATCTCCTCCAATATGATCTACCCAATCGGCAACATTTTTATACAAACCATTTTCTTCTAAAAGAAACGATCTCCAATCGGGTAAAAATTTATCGGAAGTGGCATCCTCTCTTTTAGTCACTTTCTTTGTCAATACGGTTGGCAAAACAAAATGAAGATCCGGATACATCAATCGTTCCGCATTTTTACAAGATTTACACTCACCACAAGCATCCTCATCTGTAGGATTTTCACAATTTAAATAAGTAGCATATGCCAAAGCTAAAGCCAACTGCACCCCTCCTTCTTTACCAATAAAAAGTTGTGCATGGGCTACTTTACCTTGCTGTGCGGCATGAATTAATACCTTCTTTATATCATTTGCTCCTGGAACTTGCGAGAAAAGCATATTGTCTTTTTTAATACTTGAAATATTCTAAAATATCTTCATTGAGTGTAAATACTTTAGGTAGACAAAGTTCGATGATTCCTTTATTAATACAAGTAATTAAAAAGTAATTTATAGAAATATGTGTTAGTAATCATTAATTGTACTAATGATACACCTTCTCATAAATAGAATGTGGATGGTCTGGATCGGATAAAACCACTGTATTTTTTGATGTAATACAACTACTTAAAGCAACAATGGTAACGATACTCAATAAGATTTTCACTTTTTTCATAATGCTAATTAGGTTTAAGTTTATGATGGTAGAAGGTTGATGTAGCTTAAAATGATTTTAAAAAAGTTGCTCTCAGATTAGATTGAAGAGAACAACTTTTGTCTTTTTAAAATGCGATGTTTCGGTTTATAGCTAATCCTTAAAATAAATATCGTAAGAATTACACTTATACTAACAACTTGATAACAATTTTTATAAAGTTGAAAAATACCATACAAATCAATAACTAAAGACACACTTTTTGAATAACAAAGTGCATTCAACATAAAGACAATAAAAAACCCTTCATTGAATGCAACGAAGGGTTTGTAATAATTAACATTTCATACTTAATAATTTCTTTTTGATAATGGTTAAAACTATTCGTGTACCAAATGGTAAATGTTTTCAGTGTTATTTGGGTTATAACCTGCAGCTACATGATTCTTATATGAAGTGCAGCTTGACATAGCTATAATTATCCCGGTAGCTAATAATAACTTTAATATTTTCATAATAATGTGTTGTTATCGGAGAGATAATTATTTAACAGTGTTCCAAGTTAACATTTATTTACAACAAATACAAAAAGTTATAAATATTAGTGAATTGAAATGGACTCCACTAAGGTATCTTTGTCTTTGTTTCTATCTTTGTATAGGTTAGTACATCTCATTTAAAGTAATCCCTAGAGGCGTTTTGTACTCAAATCATCAAAAAAATTGATTGAAAATTATGCGTATTGATATTATTTCATGTGTTCCGAACTTGTTGGACAGTCCTTTTTCACATTCTATCTTACAAAGAGCTAACGATAAATCATTATCTGAAGTGCATGTACATGACTTAAGAAAATACGCAGTGAATAAACACGGTCATATTGATGATTATGCTTACGGTCATGGTGCAGGCATGGTCATTATGTGTGAACCTATTTTCAATTGCATAGAAGACTTAAAAAAAGAAAGAGAGTATCAGGAAGTAATTTATATGACTCCTGATGGTGAAGTATTCAATCAGCAAATCGCCAATCATCTTTCGATTACATGTGAGAACATTATTATTCTTTGTGGACATTACAAAGGAATTGATCAACGTGTAAGAGATGAACTTGTAACTAGAGAAATAAGTATTGGAGATTACGTGCTATCCGGTGGTGAATTAGCCGCTGCAGTTGTTGCAGACGCAATTATTCGTCTACTTCCAGGAGTTTTAGGAGATGAAACATCAGCACTAACCGATTCTTTTCAAGATGGTCTACTAGCCCCACCAGTATATACTCGCCCCAAAGAGTGGAAAGGAAAAGAAGTTCCTAGCATTTTACTTTCTGGCCACGAATCTAAAATTGATGAATGGAGATTAGAAGAATCTATGGAAAGAACAAAAGTTAGAAGACCCGATTTATGGGATAAATATCTTGATGCTCACCCCGAGGTCAAGAAGAAAAAGAAATAACCTATTCCCCTGATACTTCCTGTTTATATTGACTTATAGAATAACTCAAATTACTGTGGTACTTATCTTGATAAGACCCATCTTCTAATTCGATGTGTTCTAAGTAACCCAGTAATTCAGGTATTTTATCTTTCCTTTTTTCGGGATCAAGTTCAAAAAACAATTCAGCTAACATCACCTCAGCAATTTCGATCTTGGGGTGATTCAATTCTTTTTTCATCTCTATCACCACTCTGTAAATAGCAGCGTTGTTATCTAATTTTTGATGTGCATGTTGATTAGATACTTTCAGGATATAATCCATTTCTTCTTTGGAATAGTTTTTCTTGAAATCATCTTCGGTTCCAAGAAAATTGCATTTGCCACAACGAGCTAGATATGGAGAGTAATTAGAGATGTCAAACTTTTGATGAAAACCTCCATAGAATAGTGTTTCACTATCTTCTACTGTTCTTTGAGTGAAGTGATTGTCGTGTGGACATTTTACTCCCTGTTGATGTGTAACATAATACGGGGTAAAGCACATGAGAAAGGTAATTAGCAATGGCTTCATGATATTTGATAGTCGGTCGGGTAAGAATTAATTTCATCACAAAATTAATAAATTTAAATACGGTTTAGAATCATTTTCGCTATTATTTTTTGATGAACACGTTATTTTATAACACCTAACACATCTCATCATCAATTAGTTATATAAAATTCAATATTATATAAGTATAAAGTAATATGAAATCCATAAAAAGAAGCTGCCTTTTGTTTTATCATAAAAACAAAGAGCAGCTTCTTTAGCTAATATCAAATAATGGAGTTATAAAAATTAGATTTTATATGTCCATCCTTTCGTATCTTCAATTTCTCCTTTTTGAATACCTTGGAATTTGGCCTTCAATTCTGTAGAGA includes the following:
- a CDS encoding DNA polymerase III subunit codes for the protein MLFSQVPGANDIKKVLIHAAQQGKVAHAQLFIGKEGGVQLALALAYATYLNCENPTDEDACGECKSCKNAERLMYPDLHFVLPTVLTKKVTKREDATSDKFLPDWRSFLLEENGLYKNVADWVDHIGGDNKQAMITRQESRQTIKALSVKAHQNGYKIVLVWLPELMQAPAANAVLKILEEPPEKTLFFMVTNDPEKLIVTILSRTQKVFVPSPSDEHISKFLIEQGVETEKSKKVAFLSDGNIREALRIASDIPDQSESLFKEWMRACFKPSFTEIITQWSEEFNKLGKEGQKSFFKFGLTLFREAMLIKNQADQVVRLDEESHTFAKNFAQVLSDKNLPMLVNSFNDACYFIERNGNAKIVFVSLSIKVSRAFGRIQ
- the trmD gene encoding tRNA (guanosine(37)-N1)-methyltransferase TrmD; translation: MRIDIISCVPNLLDSPFSHSILQRANDKSLSEVHVHDLRKYAVNKHGHIDDYAYGHGAGMVIMCEPIFNCIEDLKKEREYQEVIYMTPDGEVFNQQIANHLSITCENIIILCGHYKGIDQRVRDELVTREISIGDYVLSGGELAAAVVADAIIRLLPGVLGDETSALTDSFQDGLLAPPVYTRPKEWKGKEVPSILLSGHESKIDEWRLEESMERTKVRRPDLWDKYLDAHPEVKKKKK